The bacterium DNA window CGGACCGCCCCGGGCGGCGAGCCGGCCCACGATTTCCCTTGTCGGAACGCGGGGTTCCGCGGCCGAAGGACGCCCTTTCCGGTGCATGAAGGCCAAAGTTTGCCGCACTTTTTTTTCGCGGCCAAATCTGGGGACGAAGGGTTGGGGACAGCGGGGATAAGTCCGGGCGACGGTCCGGCCGCGTGCCTTGACTTGGCAAGCGGATACGCCCGAAACTCCCCGCGATTTTCCGCTGACCCCTAATGACGAGGAGTTCGCATGAACGGGCGAATCTGGTTGTGGACCGCTTTGATCGTGGCGCTTTTGGCCGCCTCGGCGCTTGTCGCCTGCGGCGATGACGATGACGACGACGAAGAAGAAGACGACGACGCGCCGGCCGACGACGACGCGGACGACATGGCCGATCCCGTCGGGGAGTGCACCGACGAATCGCAGCGGCTGTACGGCAATCCCGACGGCTGCATCGCGCCGCAGCAGGAGCCGGCGTCGTCCGAGCAAGCCTGCCAGTCCGGTTACAACGCGGCCGCGGGCAGCTCGTGCGGCGAGCAGTCGTTTATCGACCTCGTGAATTGCATCAAGGACATCTCGTGCGACGACGTCGACCAGGCCAACGCCGACTGGGCCGACTGCGCGGTGACGTTCGAAAACGCCGTCGCGGCGGCGTGTTGAAGCGATAAGGGCCGGCGGCGCCGCCTCCTGCGCGGCGCCGCCCGCCGGTCCCGGAGTCCATTTGCGCGGCCAACTTTTTACCCAGCAATATCTTCTTGAAGGCATTCGAGAGACCGGCGTATGGAAATCGATCACCGATGACGATGTCGAGCGTTTCCGCGCATTCTTGATCGATCTGTTTGGAAAACATCGCGAATCCGACACGCGCAACGAGGCGGAAACCGAACACCAGATCATCATCCCGATCCTGAAGGCGCTCGGCTGGCACTATCTGCCGCAACAAAGCGCGACGCCGCGCGGCCGCCGCAAACTCCCGGATCTTCTCCTTTTCGATGACGACGCAAAACTTCGTGCCGCGCAAAATCACCGGCACGAATCCGAACGATACGCCTACGGGCTGTGCGTCGCGGAATCCAAGCGATGGAACCGCCCGCTCGATCGTGCCGACGACCGCGACACCGACGATACGAAAACGCCGTCAAACCAGATTCTGGCGTATCTGGCGCGCGTCGCGGTTATCCCGGGCAGCCGCATCGAATGGGGCATTCTCTCCAACGGGCGCCACTGGCGGCTGTATTGGCAAAAGGCGTATTCGCAGTCGGAGGAATTTTTCGATATCGATCTTGCGATCGCCGCGGGCGCGGCCGGCTTTGCGGGCGACCTTTTTGATACCGGGTACGAAGACGTTGGCGACGCGTTGAGGCTGTTCATCATCGTTTTCCGGCCGGCTTCGTTTTTCCGTGAAGGAACCGGCGCACGCTCGTTTCTCGAGGAGATGCAAGCCGAAGGCCGCTTGTGGGAACGCAAAATCGCCCAGGACCTTGGCGAACACGTCTTTCACAAGCTCTATCCCGATTTGCTGAACGCCATCGCCGAGCGCGCGCCAGCGGCGACGCTCGACGAGGTCCGGCACGCCGCCCTGATTTTTCTTTACCGGCTTCTATTCGTTTTTTACGCGGAAGATCGTGACTTGCTGCCGGTGAAGGACGAGCGATACGAACACTACTCCCTTCGACGAATTCGCCACGACGTCGCCGAGCGCGTCGATCGCGGTGAAAAACTTTCCGGTAAGCTCGCTCGATATGACCGTCAATTACGGGACTTGTTTCGCGCGATCGCGCATGGGGATACGGAAGTAGGATTGCCCGCTTATAACGGCGGCCTGTTTGACGACGAGAGCATTCCCGAGCGGGCGCGCGTCGAAATCCCGGATTCGGTCCTGATCAAGATCATCGATCGCCTATCGCGCCATCGCGATACGCAGGCGGACGGCGACGCGCGGTCCCAATGGATCAACTACCGCGATCTTTCCGTGCGCCATCTGGGTTCGGTTTACGAGCGGTTGCTGGAATTCGTCGCGTATCGGCAGGCGGACAGAAAGATCGGCATCCGGCCGAACAAGTTCGCGCGCAAGGATACCGGCAGTTATTACACCGCGGACGACCTCGTCAAACTGGTCGTAAAGGAAGCCGTCGGCCCCCTGATCGCCGAGCGCATGCATGTTTTCGAGGTGCGTGCCCAGGAAATGACATCCTCCCGGGCGTCGGTGTTTGATCGACTTTCTCATTTGCAGGAGAAGGACGCGGCCGACGCGATCCTTCGCCTGAAGGTCTGCGACCCGGCGATGGGAAGCGGGCATTTTCTCGTGGCGCTTGTCGATTACCTCGCCGACGAAATCATCCGCGTGCTCGGCGATGCGGCGGGCGTCGTGCACAAGTCGGGCGAGCGATACGTATCTCCGGTTGAAAAACGCATCCGGCAGACGCGGCAGCGGATTCTCGACCACGCCCGCGACGAGGGCTGGCGCGTGGAGGCGTCACAACTGGACGACCGGCATCTCGTGCGCCGCATGATCCTGAAGAGCGTGGTTCACGGCGTGGACAAAAACCCCATGGCCGTCGAACTCGCCAAGGTTGCGTTGTGGCTGCATACGTTCACGGTCGGCGCGCCGCTTTCGTTTCTCGATCATCATTTGCACTGCGGCGATTCGCTGTTCGGCGAATGGATGTCGGGCGTCGTGGGCGACATGGAAAAGGTCGCGCCGCTATTCGCGTCGGGTTTCTTTCGCGACCTCGCGCGGTTCGCGCCCGCGCTCGATCAAATCTCCGAAATCGCGGACGCCGACCTCACCGAGGTCAACACGTCGCGAACGCTCTACGCAATGGTGGAAGACAAGCGGCGGCCGTACTGGCGGCTGGCCGACCTTTGGCAGGGTTTGCGCTGGCTGGAATCGGGGGCGGACAAGGACGAACAGAAACGGGTCCGGGAGGGGCGCAAGCAACTGCTGGACCGCGCCTCGCGCCTGGCCGAGGCGGCGGAACGCGGCTATCTCGACGCAAACGGCCGAAATGGCGGGGACAATGGCGACGCCATGCGGAACCTGAACGAATTGCTTGCGCGGGCGTTGTCGGTCGCGGATGACGAACATTTTTTCCACTGGGAATTTGCCTTTCCGTCGATCTGGAAAATTGAGCAAAACTTTCGCGTTCCCGACGGTGGATTCGACGCCGTTGTCGGAAACCCGCCGTGGGACCGCATGAAGATCCAGGAGGTGGAATGGTTCGCGATCCGCGCGCCCGAAATCGCGAAGCAGGCGCGCGCGGCTGACCGGAAGAAGCTCGTGGCCGAAATGAAGGAGGCGCGAAATCCGCTGGCCCTGGAATACGAAGAAGCGCGGCGGAACACCGAGTCGGCGATGCGCCTCGCGCGTTCAAGCGGCGAATACGACCTTCTGGCGAATGGCGACATGAATCTGTACAGCCTGTTCGTCGAAAGGGCCGCGCGGCTCGTCAAGCCGACGGGCATCGTCGGGTTGCTGACGCCGTCGGGGATCGCATCGGACAAGTCGGCGGCGAATTTCTTCCGAACGATTTCGACGAATGCTCGCCTTTCGGCTCTGTTTGATTTCGAGAATCGCGATCGGAAGACGGGAAAGGAGTTCTTCCCGGATGTCGATACGCGGTTCAAATTCTGTGCGTTGATCTTTGGCGGCGAGACGAGGAAATTCAATCGCGTCCGGTGCGCGTTTTTCCTGCATCGCGTGGAAGAGATCGACGAGGCGGAGCGCGTCTTCGAATTGACGCCGGCCGACTTCGCGCTGGTGAACCCGAATACGGCAACGGCGCCGATCTTCCGAGAGCAACGCGATGCGGCCATCACGACGCGGATTTATCGCGAACACCCGGTGCTGGTGGACCGGCGCGAGGACGAGCCGAAATATCTGTATCCGATCAAATATTTGACGATGTTTCACATGACGAACGATTCGCACCTCTTCATGACGAAGGACGAGCTACAAGCGATGCACGTCAGGCGGTTCGCCGGCAATCAGTGGAAGAAAGGCAAAAAAACCTGGTCCCCACTTTACGAGGGCAAGATGGTGCAGATGTACGACCATCGTGCCGCGAACGTCATTGTGAATCCGGAAAACGTTCACCGCCCTGCGAACGCGGAGTCAGCGACGGACGAGCAGCACCGCAATCCGTCTTGGCTCCCGACGCCGCAGTTCTGGGTTGCCGAATCGGAAATCCCCGTTTCGAAGGAAATTTCCTGGTTCGTCGGCTTCAAGGAAATCACCGCGCCGACGAATGCCCGCACGATGATCGCCGCGGTGATCCCGCGCGCGGCGGTGGGGAACACCTTGCCGCTTCTGCTTCCGAGTTCCGATGCCGCCGACACCGGCATGCGTTTATTGTGCATGCTGGCAAACATGAATTCCTTCGCATTCGATTTTGTTGCCAGGCAGAAAGTTCAGGGACAGCATTTGAATCTTTATATCGTCGAACAATTGCCGTTCATCGCGCCCGAAACGTATGCAGCTTTCACGCGGGAGGACTGTGATGTCGATGTCGCGGCGTTTGTCCGGGACGAAGTCGTCCGCCTGTCGTACACGTCCGTCGATCTGAAGGACTTCGCGGCGGAATTCGGCGTGACGGGCGAGCCGTTCGCATGGAACGAGGAAGACAGGCGGCACCGCATGGCGCGGCTCGACGCGCTGTATTTTCTGCTTTACGGCATCTCGCACGACGACGCGAAGCATATCCTCGACAAGTTTCCGATCGTCCGGGCGCAGGACGAGGCTCGATACGACGGCTGGTTCCGCACGCGGGATCTCATCGAACACTACATGAGCGCGCTTGACGACGGCGATTTCGAGGTCGTCGTCACCCCGGGGCCGCCGCAAAAGCCGTTCGTGCCGAAAAGCAAGCGGCGGAAAACGGGCGTCGCCCGCGGTTCGCGTTGACCCCCCGAAACGGACAGTGCTAAATTCGCGCCGCTTTTTCCGGCGGTATCACCCCGAAAATTTCTCATCTCGCGACCCAGGGAGCCCATGAGGCGCGCGGCAGCATTCGGCGTTTTGATGGCGATCGCGGCCCTTGCGCCGCCGGTGGCCGATGCGCAGATGCGCCTGCTTTTCGGCGGCCAGCTCGAGTATCAGTATCCGATCGACGCGGACGTGTACGGCGGGGGCATGCGGGACAATACCTGGGGGCGCGACGTGCGCGGCCTAACCGCGCCCACCGGCGAATCGCGCAATCAGTATTATTCGTTTTCCACGCACGACGCGCTGTTTCTGCCCGGGCTGATGCAGGGCGTGCGTTTCGGCGAAAAGCCCCGGTTCTCGTTCGAGCTGACCGAATCGCTATTGTGGTTTTCGTACGCGCCAAGCCGCGATCTCGACATCGTCTACGATCGCTTTCAGATCCCGATTCTCGCGACCGCGCGGCTGCGGTTTTTCCCGACGGCGAACTGGCACCCGACGCTGCTTGCGGGCGCCGGCGCCTATTACATGGACACGCGCGTTTCGGGCGGCGACCTCTACAATCAGGCGCGCAACCCGGCCGCGACCGACGAGCCCGAGGGCGAGGGACTGCCAGCGGAGCGCAATTTTTTTCGCAACGACATCGAATTTCGCGAATCGGCGTGGGCCTTTGGCGTCCACGCGGGCGCGGGGTTCGAGGTGCAACTTTTGTCGCAACTGCTGCTGGTGCTCGACGTGACGTGGTCCGTCGTGCCGGTCGATACATTTGACGTCGTGTTCGTGCGCGGCGATTCGCTCGACGATTTCCATTGGGAAAAGCGGAACGTGTCGGGCGACGCCGGGGGCTTGCGCGGCGGGCTTGGCGTGCGTTACCTGATGATTCCTTAAATCCAGGCGGGATTATGCGGAGGCGTCCATGAAAACAACGATCATCCTGACGGCGGCCCTTGTCGCCCTTGCGTTCGCGGGGCTCGCGCATGCCGAGGACGCGGACGTGGAAGATCCCGGCGTCAGCGTCGATCTGTCCGGATACTACCGTGTCCGGTACGACAACATCTTCAACCACGGATTCCGCTTCGACGATGAGGAAATTCTCGGTGACGACACGGACGTGGATTCGGACTGGTGGTCGTTTTTCGATCAGCGCGCGTTGTTTTTGCCGACGGTGACCGTCAACGAGAAGATCCAGCTCAAGGCGCAGGTGGACGCGCTGCGCAACTCGATGTTCGGCCAGAACGCCACCGCGCGGGTGCCGTTTGTGCGGGTGCAACGCAATCCGTCGGACGTGGAGGAGATCGAGACGGTCGAGCTCGACACGGACGGCCTTGTTCGCGGCAACGCTCTGTCGCAAGACACCTCGACGACGCAGTCCTACTACAGCACGACGCCGGGGGCGGAGGTCGATCCGATTCAGCTCACGCGCCTTTGGGCGGAGGTGCTGTTGCCGGTCGGTTTCGTGCGCTTTGGCCGCATGCCGTCGCAATTCGGCATGGGCGTGTTCTCGAACAGCGGCCTGCCGGAAAAGACGGAATACGGCTGGGAAGGCCTCGACAAAAACTACGGCGACACTTACGACCGCCTGATGTTCGGCACGAAGATCGGGCCGTACGTGCCGGTCCTGATTTACGACCGCATCGTCGAAAACGATTTCCGCACGGGCGATCAGGACGTGCACGAGTTGGCGTTCGTTCAGTACGTGCGCGACGTGAAGCTCGGGACCAACAGCACGTTCAACGGCGGCCTGTATTTCGTCAATCGCAACCAGCATTCGACGAACGCGCGGCTGAACGCTTACGACCTGTGGCTCAAGTTCAAGTTCGGCGGTTTCGAGATCGAAAACGAGGGTGTGTGGTTGCAGGGGTCGTTTAAGCAGATCGACTTCGAGACCATCGAGGATCTCGAGGAATCCGGTCTCCCGACGGGCGCCGGGGCCGGCAAGATCGCCGTGTCGGCGTTCGTGGACGCGCTGCGTTTCCGGTATCGTTCCGCCAAGTGGGGCGCGGGCCTCATGGGCGGCTTCTCAAGCCCGGAGCATCCGGACCCCGAGCGGGAATTCGACGGCGACGCCGCGCGCGAGGTGGCGCTGGCCGCGCTTTCGCGCGACGCGGACGAGGACGCCTCCGAGAACACGATCGACTTCATCGAGGCCGTCGTCGAAAATCAGCGCGCGTTCGGCGACCGCATCAACACCTTCCCGATGGATCGCGATTTCAATGTCGACATGATCGTCTGGGAAATCCTGATGGGCGGCGCGGTGAAAAACGGCATCTTCGCCAAGGCCGGCGG harbors:
- a CDS encoding restriction endonuclease produces the protein MRGQLFTQQYLLEGIRETGVWKSITDDDVERFRAFLIDLFGKHRESDTRNEAETEHQIIIPILKALGWHYLPQQSATPRGRRKLPDLLLFDDDAKLRAAQNHRHESERYAYGLCVAESKRWNRPLDRADDRDTDDTKTPSNQILAYLARVAVIPGSRIEWGILSNGRHWRLYWQKAYSQSEEFFDIDLAIAAGAAGFAGDLFDTGYEDVGDALRLFIIVFRPASFFREGTGARSFLEEMQAEGRLWERKIAQDLGEHVFHKLYPDLLNAIAERAPAATLDEVRHAALIFLYRLLFVFYAEDRDLLPVKDERYEHYSLRRIRHDVAERVDRGEKLSGKLARYDRQLRDLFRAIAHGDTEVGLPAYNGGLFDDESIPERARVEIPDSVLIKIIDRLSRHRDTQADGDARSQWINYRDLSVRHLGSVYERLLEFVAYRQADRKIGIRPNKFARKDTGSYYTADDLVKLVVKEAVGPLIAERMHVFEVRAQEMTSSRASVFDRLSHLQEKDAADAILRLKVCDPAMGSGHFLVALVDYLADEIIRVLGDAAGVVHKSGERYVSPVEKRIRQTRQRILDHARDEGWRVEASQLDDRHLVRRMILKSVVHGVDKNPMAVELAKVALWLHTFTVGAPLSFLDHHLHCGDSLFGEWMSGVVGDMEKVAPLFASGFFRDLARFAPALDQISEIADADLTEVNTSRTLYAMVEDKRRPYWRLADLWQGLRWLESGADKDEQKRVREGRKQLLDRASRLAEAAERGYLDANGRNGGDNGDAMRNLNELLARALSVADDEHFFHWEFAFPSIWKIEQNFRVPDGGFDAVVGNPPWDRMKIQEVEWFAIRAPEIAKQARAADRKKLVAEMKEARNPLALEYEEARRNTESAMRLARSSGEYDLLANGDMNLYSLFVERAARLVKPTGIVGLLTPSGIASDKSAANFFRTISTNARLSALFDFENRDRKTGKEFFPDVDTRFKFCALIFGGETRKFNRVRCAFFLHRVEEIDEAERVFELTPADFALVNPNTATAPIFREQRDAAITTRIYREHPVLVDRREDEPKYLYPIKYLTMFHMTNDSHLFMTKDELQAMHVRRFAGNQWKKGKKTWSPLYEGKMVQMYDHRAANVIVNPENVHRPANAESATDEQHRNPSWLPTPQFWVAESEIPVSKEISWFVGFKEITAPTNARTMIAAVIPRAAVGNTLPLLLPSSDAADTGMRLLCMLANMNSFAFDFVARQKVQGQHLNLYIVEQLPFIAPETYAAFTREDCDVDVAAFVRDEVVRLSYTSVDLKDFAAEFGVTGEPFAWNEEDRRHRMARLDALYFLLYGISHDDAKHILDKFPIVRAQDEARYDGWFRTRDLIEHYMSALDDGDFEVVVTPGPPQKPFVPKSKRRKTGVARGSR